The sequence GCGTTCTGCCGTGTGGTGCGCTTGCGTCTGCGTTGGAAGCCGGCGTCGTGGGTTGTCGATCGTTGGGGGTGACGGAACCACAGAGGCACAGAGGCGCAGAGGGTTTGATTTTTGAGCGCGGGCTTTCAGCCCGCGTTCTGCCGTGTGGTGCGCTTGCGTCTGCGTTGGAAGCCGGCGTCGTGGGTTGCCGATCGTTGGGGGTGACGGAACCACAGAGGCGCAGAGGCGCAGAGGCGCAGAGGCGCAGAGGGTTTGATTTTTGAGCGCGGGCTTTCAGCCCGCGTTTCCGTTACAGCGCGCGTCTGCGTTGTCGTTTGTCATCTGCGTGGGGCCGGGACAACGAGCTACTGGCGCAGGAAGAGGCCGCGCAGCGCCCGGAGCGCTTGCTCGCTGATTGGATCGCCGGGCACCCTAGGGTGGATCTCCTCTTCGAAGGCGCCGGCGTGGAAGCGCTCCGACGTGTGCGCGACCTCGGCGCCGAAGAGCAAGATGACGGACGACAGGTAGGTGTAGAAGAGGAACAGCACGATGCCGGCGAGCGAGCCGTAGACGACGTCGTAGTTGTTGAAGTTGGCGACGTAGATGGCAAACGAGTTCTTGAGCAGTTCGAAGAGCACCGTGGCGATGACGGCGCCCGGCAGCACATCGCGCAGGGCGGGGCGGGTTGCCGGCACGATGTGGTAGAGCGTCGCGAAGGTGACGAAGGTGACGGCGGCCGGGATCAGCACGGCGGGGACTTCCCAGAGCGGGCTCTGACCGGCGATCGGGCCCCACTGCTCGGCGCTGGCCTCGCGCACGGCGCGCACGACGCCTGTGGCGACGAGCGACGAGATCAGGATCGCGCTGAGCAGCCCGATCTGCAGGAAGTCGACGAGTTTACCCTGCGCGAACGGTCGTTCCTCGTCGACGCGCCAGACGTTGTTGAGCGCGCGGCGGACGGCGGAAAACACGGACGACGCCGTCCACAGCGCGAAGACGAGACCGACGATGGCGATAGCGCCGCTGGCCGCCTGCACGCTATCGAGCAGGTCGGCGACGTCCTGGCGCCCTTCGGTCTGCGTGAGCGGCAGTTGGTCGAGCACGTAGTCGACGATCTCGTCGCGGCGGCCTTCATCACGCAGGACGAGACCGAACACCGAGAAGGCGAGGATGGCGATCGGCACGATCGCGAAGAGGACGTAATACGCGATCGCGGCGGCGTAGAGACCGGAGTTCGCACGGCCGTAGCCGCGAAACGTCTGCTTGGTGAGCACCCAGGCGGCGCGAAACACGCTGCATTGTGGCACATGGCGCACGCCGGAGGCGGCCGGGGCCGCTGATATACTCCGCCCAAGTTGGACGGAGCGCATGACTAGACCACGCACGGGCCGCGGCGGGGGCGCCGGCTATCGGCGGATCGTCGCCAAGTTCGGCACGAACCTGCTCACCGGCGGCAGCGACGAGCTCGACACGAAACTCATGGCATCGCTGGCGGCGCAGGTGGTGGCGCTGCTCGACGAGGGTCGCCAGGTGCTTGTGGTGACGTCGGGGGCGATCGCCGCCGGCCGCGAGCGGCTGGACGCACACCAGGACCGCAAGGACGTGCCGTTCCGGCAGGTGCTGGCCGCGGTCGGGCAGACGCACCTGATGCACACGTACGACCGGCTCTTCGCGAAGCACGGACGCGTTGTCGGGCAGACGCTGCTGACGCGACGCGACATCGCCGACCGCGTCGGGTACCTGAACGCCCGCAACACATTACTGGCGTTGCTCGAATTGGGCGTCGTGCCGATCGTCAACGAGAACGACGCGGTAGGCGTCGACGAGATCGCGGGCGCGAAGATCGGCGACAACGACAATTTATCGGCGCTCGTCGCGAACTTGATCGACGCCGACATGCTGGCGCTGCTCACCGACACCGGCGGCCTGTACACCGCAGACCCGCGCAAGCAACGCGACGCGACGCTGATCGACCGCGTGGACCGGATCACGAAAGAGATCGAGCAGATCGCCGGCGAGAGCGACACAGGGCGCGGCACCGGCGGCATGGTGACCAAGCTGCAGGCGGCGAAGCTCGCGACCGGCGGCGGCTCCGACGTATACATCGCGCCGGGGCACGAGCGCGACATCCTGACGCGGATCGCGCGCGGCGAGCACGTCGGCACGCTGATGCCGGCGCGCACGAGCCGCATGGAGAGCCGCAAGCGCTGGATGCTCTCGGGGCTGGCGACGAAGGGCTGCATCATCGTCGATGCGGGGGCGGGGCGGGCGCTGCTCGAACAGAAGCGCAGCCTGTTGCCGGCGGGCATCCGCGACGTGCAGGGGCCGTTCAAGCGCGGCGATGCGGTGAGCATCTGTCTCCCCGACAGCCCGCCGATCGCGTGCGGCATCACGAACTACAGCGACGAAGAAGTGAGCGCGATCCGGGGGCTGCGGTCGGACCGCATCGCGGGGGCGCTGGGGTATCACTACGGGTCAGAGGTGGTACACCGGAACAATCTGGTGGTGCTGTAGCGCGCTGCGCGCGCAGTTGTCAGTTTTCAGTTGTAAGTAATAAGTAGAGGTCAGCGACTTACGACTTCGGAACGTAGGACTCAGAACTCACAGTTGCTACGCTTTGGGCGCTGCGCGCAGTCGTCAGTTTTCAGTCGTCAGTTTTCAGTGACGCCGCGGCGTAGATGGCGCACGTTCTGCAGAGTCAGCGGCGAGTAGAATGCCGTGCCTCACGACGTAGAACTTAGCACGTAGGACTCAGAACTCACACTTGCTACGCTTCGGGCCTGAGTTTGGATAACACTTCTCCTCTCCTGTACGAAAAGACGGGCGACGGCGTCGCGTGGGTGACGCTGAACCGGCCGGACGTCCTCAACGCCGTCAATATGGCGATGCGCGACGAGCTGTGGACGCTGCTGGCGCGCTGCGCGCGCAGTTGTAAGTTTTCAGTTGTCAGTTTGTAAGTAGCACTTAGGACTCAGAACTCACACTTGCTACGCTTCGGGCGTGAGTTTGGATAGCACTTCTCCGCTCCTGTACGAAAAGACGGGCGACGTCGCGTGGGTGACGCTGAACCGGCCCGACGTCCTCAACGCCGTCAATATGGCGATGCGCGACGAGCTGTGGACGCTGCTGCACGCCGTCCGCGACGACCCGGACGTGCGGTGCATCATTTTTCGGGGGGCGGGTGAGCGTGCGTTCAGCGCCGGCGCGGACATCGGCGAGTTTGGCAGCGCGCCGTCGTACGTGGAGGCACGCGCCGGGCGCAGCGAGCGTGATACCTGGGGCATGATGCTTTCGATCATGAAGCCGATGGTCGCCGCGATCCATGGTTTTGCGTTCGGCGCCGGGTGCGAACTGAGCCTGTGCTGCGACCTGCGCATCGCGTCGGAGGATGCGACGTTCGCGCTGCCAGAGGTACACCTGGGCTACATGCCATCGGCGGGGGGCACGCAGACGCTGTCGCGCACGATCGCGCCGGGCATCGCGCGCGAGATGATCCTGAGCGCGGCGCCGATCGACGCGCAGCGGGCGCTGCGATGCGGGCTCGTGCAGCGCGTGGTGCCGCACGAGCGCCTCCTTGCGGAGTCGACGGAGATGGCGCGCACGCTGGCATCGCTGCCGCCGGCGGCTGTCGCCGCGGCGAAGGAGGCGATGCAGCGCGGCGCCGACGTGTCGCTCGAGGCGGCGTTGCGCATCGAAACGGCGCTGGCGCTGCGCGTACACGCGAAGGCGCGCTCCGAGTGAGCGAAGCTGGGCAGCCGGAGCGCGGAAGATGGGTGCGTGGATGCCTGCTGCGCGCGCTGATCGCGATCGGGGTGCTGGTCGTGGTGGGACTTGCGATCGGGCTGGCGTTCGACAACGACGACGCCAACGTGCCGACGGACGACGTGAACGCGGGGCCGGCAGAGAATTACGAGCGCGGCGACGTCTCGTACATCGCGTCCGAGCACATCTACGTGACGCGGCTCGAAGACGGCACGTTCATCGCGCTGTACGACAAGTCGCCGAAGCAGCAGGAACTGAACAGCGCCTGCCGCGTGTTTTTCGACGAGTTCGCGCAGCTGGGGCCGCTGGAGCAGCTAGCGGGCATCAAAGGCGCGTTCGTCGAGGAGTGCGAGGCGACGCGGGGCGTCTGGCGCGCCGATGGTGAGCGCGCGTTCGGCGCCGGTTACGGCGACCTCGACCGCTTCAACACGCGGACCAACGACGAAGGTGAGCTGATCGTCGACACGGGTACGCGCACGTGCACGCGCAGCCGGGGCACAGGCGTGCCGCCGTTTACGGAGACGGCGTGTCGGGGGAATGAGTGACGAGTCCTAGGTTTTAAGTCGTAAGTTGTAAGTGCGTCCGCTAGCGGCGGGGTTTCACTTTCAGGACGTCGTGGACGATGATCGCCTGGTCGCGCTCGGGGCCTACCGAGACGATGTCGATCGGGATCTTCAGCAGCCGCTCGATGTAGCGGATGTACTCCTGCGCCTGTGGGGGGAGTTCGTCCCAGGTGCGGCAGCGGTTGGTCGGGGCACGCCAGCCTTCGACTTCTTCGTAGACGGGTTTGACGTTGCCGAGCTGGACGGAGCTTGCCGGCAGCGTCGTCAGGCGGCGGCCGTCTTCAGTCTCGTACGCTGTGCAGATCTTGATCGAGGGGAAGTTATCGAGCACGTCGAGGCGCGTGAGCACGCCGCTGGTGACGCCGTTCACCATGGCGCTGTAGCGCGAGGCGACGGCGTCGAACCAGCCGGTGCGGCGGGGACGGCCGGTCGTCGTGCCGATCTCCGGGCGCGGCCCTTCGATGCGCAGGATCTGGCCGGTCTCGTCGTGCAGCTCGCTCGGCATCGGGCCGTTGCCGACGCGCGTCATGTAGGCCTTGTAGATGCCGACGACCTGCTGGATCACGGTCGGACCGATGCCGATGCCGATGCCGGCGCCGCCGGCGGATGACGACGGTACGCTCGACGTGACGTATTCGTAGGTGCCGGCATCGAGGTCAAGCAGGCAGCCCTGCGCGCCTTCGAGCAGGACGGTCTCGCCGCGGTCCAGCGCTTCATGCACGATCTGCGCCGTATCGCGCACGAACGGTGCAAGGCGCGCGCCGTAGGCGCAGTACTGCTGATAGACCTCGTCGAAGTCGAGCGGCGTCAGGTTGTAGAGCTGTTGCAGAACCTTGTTCTTGTAGGGCAGCACGAACTCGAGGCGCGCGCGCAGCGCGTCGGCATCGATCAGGTCGCCGACGCGGATGCCGATGCGGGCCACCTTATCGGTGAAGCAGGGGCCGACGCCGCGCCCCGTCGTGCCGATCGCCGCTTCGCCGCGCAGGGCTTCGTCGGCGAGGTCGATGAGCGGGTGCCAGGGCATGATGACGTGGCAGCGGTCGCTGATGAACAGGTTGGCGACGCTGATGCCGCGCGAGACGAGCTGGTCGATCTCATTGAGGACGATCGCCGGATCGACGGCGACGCCGTTGCCGATAAGGCAGGTTTTTTCGGGGTAGAAGATGCCGGCCGGCACGACGTTGAGCTTGAATTCGCCGCGGTCGTTGATCACGGTGTGGCCGGCGTTGTTGCCGGCGGAGTATCGCGCGACGACGGTCGCGCCCTGAGCGATCAGGTCGACGACGCGGCCCTTGCCTTCATCGCCCCACTGGCCGCCGATGACAACTACTGCTGGCATAAAGTACGGCCGCACCCGCGCCGGGCCGGCCGCTCCTCCAGGAAGCTGGCGTACGCCCGTTTGGGCGCAGCGCGGGGAGTATAGCAGATTGGAGGTTGGTCGTTGGTCGTTGGTCGCTGGTTGCTGGTCGCTGGTTGCTGGACGCGGGAAGCGGGAAGCGGGAACACGTGCAAGGCTGCGTCGTGTTGTAGGCGCCTCTGGCGTATGTTCCACTGCCCGCATGATGGATCTTTATCGCCGGATCGCGATCGCGCTGCCGGCGCTGGCGGTGATCCTCGTGGCCTGCGGCGGCGGTGACAATGACCGGACGCCGGGCGCTACGACGACGCCGCGCGAGCAGTTCACGCCGGGGTTGGCGACGGCGGTGACGACGGAAGGGGCAGGGCGCACGGCTACGCTCGGCGCCGAGGCGTTCGTATCGGACCGCACGCTGCCGGCCGATCGGCTCTCCGCCGAGCGCCTGGAGGACGCGGGCACGGCGACCGCCGCCGACGGGCAAACGATCCCGATGGCCCGCGCCGCGTCGGACGAGGTTGCGGCGTGGGAGTTGGTGTCGCCGGATGCAGCCGGGTGGCTCGTCTGGCGGCCCGCCGTCGTCGATGGCGTGCTGGAGGATGCAGGCGCGGGCGCGACGCTGGTCTCCGTCGAAGATGTCAACTGGCCGACTGCCTGCCTGGGCGCCGCGTCGGCAGGTGAAGTGTGCGCGCAGGTCGTCACGCCGGGCTATCGCATCGTCATCGAGCAGGGCGGGGAGACGATCACGTATCACGCTTCGCGTGCGGGGCAGATTCGCCGCGCGACGTCCGGCGGCGACTGAACTGTTCGCCGTTCGCGACAGTTGGGATAGCGTTGCCGTAACCGCGGCGATGCCGTAGGACTCACTCATGACGCGACGAGGGACGTTCATCGTGTTCGAGGGTGGTGAGGGCGCCGGCAAGTCGACGGTGCTCGCC comes from Dehalococcoidia bacterium and encodes:
- a CDS encoding YihY/virulence factor BrkB family protein; translated protein: MFRAAWVLTKQTFRGYGRANSGLYAAAIAYYVLFAIVPIAILAFSVFGLVLRDEGRRDEIVDYVLDQLPLTQTEGRQDVADLLDSVQAASGAIAIVGLVFALWTASSVFSAVRRALNNVWRVDEERPFAQGKLVDFLQIGLLSAILISSLVATGVVRAVREASAEQWGPIAGQSPLWEVPAVLIPAAVTFVTFATLYHIVPATRPALRDVLPGAVIATVLFELLKNSFAIYVANFNNYDVVYGSLAGIVLFLFYTYLSSVILLFGAEVAHTSERFHAGAFEEEIHPRVPGDPISEQALRALRGLFLRQ
- a CDS encoding enoyl-CoA hydratase/isomerase family protein; protein product: MSLDSTSPLLYEKTGDVAWVTLNRPDVLNAVNMAMRDELWTLLHAVRDDPDVRCIIFRGAGERAFSAGADIGEFGSAPSYVEARAGRSERDTWGMMLSIMKPMVAAIHGFAFGAGCELSLCCDLRIASEDATFALPEVHLGYMPSAGGTQTLSRTIAPGIAREMILSAAPIDAQRALRCGLVQRVVPHERLLAESTEMARTLASLPPAAVAAAKEAMQRGADVSLEAALRIETALALRVHAKARSE
- the proB gene encoding glutamate 5-kinase — translated: MTRPRTGRGGGAGYRRIVAKFGTNLLTGGSDELDTKLMASLAAQVVALLDEGRQVLVVTSGAIAAGRERLDAHQDRKDVPFRQVLAAVGQTHLMHTYDRLFAKHGRVVGQTLLTRRDIADRVGYLNARNTLLALLELGVVPIVNENDAVGVDEIAGAKIGDNDNLSALVANLIDADMLALLTDTGGLYTADPRKQRDATLIDRVDRITKEIEQIAGESDTGRGTGGMVTKLQAAKLATGGGSDVYIAPGHERDILTRIARGEHVGTLMPARTSRMESRKRWMLSGLATKGCIIVDAGAGRALLEQKRSLLPAGIRDVQGPFKRGDAVSICLPDSPPIACGITNYSDEEVSAIRGLRSDRIAGALGYHYGSEVVHRNNLVVL
- a CDS encoding adenylosuccinate synthase gives rise to the protein MPAVVVIGGQWGDEGKGRVVDLIAQGATVVARYSAGNNAGHTVINDRGEFKLNVVPAGIFYPEKTCLIGNGVAVDPAIVLNEIDQLVSRGISVANLFISDRCHVIMPWHPLIDLADEALRGEAAIGTTGRGVGPCFTDKVARIGIRVGDLIDADALRARLEFVLPYKNKVLQQLYNLTPLDFDEVYQQYCAYGARLAPFVRDTAQIVHEALDRGETVLLEGAQGCLLDLDAGTYEYVTSSVPSSSAGGAGIGIGIGPTVIQQVVGIYKAYMTRVGNGPMPSELHDETGQILRIEGPRPEIGTTTGRPRRTGWFDAVASRYSAMVNGVTSGVLTRLDVLDNFPSIKICTAYETEDGRRLTTLPASSVQLGNVKPVYEEVEGWRAPTNRCRTWDELPPQAQEYIRYIERLLKIPIDIVSVGPERDQAIIVHDVLKVKPRR